Proteins encoded in a region of the Deefgea piscis genome:
- a CDS encoding tellurite resistance TerB family protein, which yields MGLFDMFKSDTSTTMSPHFAFATGLLYMMSADGEMDNEEVGHLLSVLGGQKSSSGAIGVGAQNKQLLDRALAYRQKNSIDTFLAEATPVLTDAQKMCILMNLLDSAFSDGEAEPEEQALFAKIQAAFGVSDERFKPFFQVLMVKNDRAVFVNKDHPSNQAGYTVQL from the coding sequence ATGGGTTTGTTTGATATGTTCAAGAGCGACACTAGCACGACGATGAGTCCACATTTCGCTTTTGCGACTGGCCTTTTATACATGATGTCGGCTGATGGCGAGATGGATAACGAAGAAGTCGGCCATTTGTTGTCGGTATTGGGCGGCCAAAAATCAAGCAGTGGTGCGATCGGTGTTGGCGCACAAAACAAACAGTTGCTCGATCGTGCTTTGGCGTATCGCCAAAAAAATTCGATTGATACGTTCTTGGCCGAAGCGACACCGGTGTTAACCGATGCGCAAAAAATGTGCATTTTGATGAATCTGCTCGATTCAGCGTTCTCTGATGGCGAAGCTGAGCCAGAAGAACAAGCGTTGTTTGCCAAGATTCAAGCGGCATTTGGTGTGAGCGATGAGCGCTTTAAACCGTTCTTCCAAGTTTTAATGGTGAAGAACGATCGCGCCGTATTTGTGAATAAAGATCATCCAAGCAACCAAGCGGGCTATACAGTGCAATTGTAA
- a CDS encoding mechanosensitive ion channel family protein, producing the protein MDTWLTQLKTLLFDTPEVHSVLLAILVIVAVNALLAFALRQVTRLAQKSNTRWDDVLVNAARPALRSLVWVLGISYILTLIPQYLHVNIVGLTSPLRNVGVTLCLAWFLFRLITLTSRSFLSDRYERGESVDSTTVDALSKLGRLSVVIATALSIFQTLGFSVSGVLAAGGIGGLAVGFAAKDLLANFFGGLTIYLDRPFSVGEWIRSPDKQIEGTVEKISWRHTRIRGFNKNPIYVPNAIFTSIVVENPSRMTHRRIRETIGLRYDDIAQVHSIVSQIKEMLQAHPEIDSTQTTIVNFNQFAASSLDIMLYTFTKTTDWVRFHAVKQDVLLQIAAIIEQHQAQIAFPTRTLHIPEPPEA; encoded by the coding sequence GTGGACACTTGGCTTACTCAACTTAAAACGCTGCTGTTTGACACGCCCGAAGTCCATAGCGTGCTATTGGCTATTTTGGTGATTGTTGCGGTGAATGCCTTGCTGGCTTTTGCACTGCGTCAGGTAACGCGCTTGGCGCAAAAATCGAATACCCGCTGGGATGATGTGCTGGTCAATGCTGCCCGTCCTGCTTTGCGTAGTTTGGTTTGGGTGCTGGGGATTAGTTATATTTTGACGCTGATTCCACAGTATTTGCATGTCAATATCGTCGGTTTAACTTCGCCATTACGTAATGTAGGGGTGACGCTGTGTTTGGCTTGGTTCTTATTTCGTTTAATCACTTTAACCAGCAGAAGCTTTTTGAGCGATCGCTATGAACGCGGCGAAAGTGTTGATTCCACCACGGTGGATGCCTTATCTAAATTAGGGCGGTTAAGCGTGGTGATTGCCACGGCGCTGAGCATTTTTCAGACGCTTGGTTTTAGTGTTTCTGGGGTGCTCGCGGCGGGGGGGATTGGTGGTTTAGCTGTGGGTTTTGCTGCCAAAGATTTGCTGGCTAACTTTTTTGGTGGATTAACGATTTATCTTGATCGACCGTTTAGCGTCGGTGAGTGGATACGCTCGCCGGATAAGCAGATTGAAGGCACGGTAGAAAAAATTTCTTGGCGGCATACGCGGATTCGCGGCTTTAATAAAAACCCAATTTACGTCCCAAATGCGATTTTTACTTCCATCGTGGTCGAAAATCCTTCGCGTATGACGCATCGGCGGATTCGCGAAACCATCGGTCTGCGCTATGACGATATTGCCCAAGTGCATAGCATCGTGAGCCAGATTAAAGAGATGCTACAAGCGCATCCCGAAATTGATTCGACGCAAACGACGATTGTCAATTTCAATCAATTTGCCGCGTCATCGCTGGATATTATGCTGTACACCTTCACCAAAACCACCGACTGGGTGCGGTTTCATGCGGTGAAACAAGATGTGTTATTGCAAATTGCCGCCATTATTGAGCAGCACCAAGCGCAAATTGCCTTTCCAACTCGCACCCTACATATTCCAGAGCCGCCAGAGGCTTGA
- a CDS encoding PD-(D/E)XK nuclease family protein: MNIFQVLSQGKARLHEPSMSAMLGYLLDSSEDHGLGDAFVRVFLAQLGAEHFAEILSCPFINSSAELEVAYELDSAIKYIDIELTLLGKANSVPYRIIIENKIKVGAANPKQLRDYYQAILQDDPTIQKLMVVFLTPESKTSALVAEYDNLADLNPEHHKAWLFWHSDTQASLVALLRQVLLAEACGEINPINEYMRHTLKAFIRHAIGAFSPVAGQASRVGEDIGEIQAELLIELKDGSQYRVVQRDSTQIQVFNVQTGDKEVARRIMGQYIDEQNLPIKHPDFNTRTIGKMLFKLQSSVS; the protein is encoded by the coding sequence ATGAATATTTTTCAAGTTTTAAGCCAAGGCAAAGCGCGATTACATGAGCCGAGTATGTCGGCAATGCTGGGCTATTTATTAGATAGTTCGGAAGACCATGGTTTAGGTGATGCTTTTGTGCGAGTTTTTCTCGCGCAACTGGGGGCCGAGCATTTTGCTGAGATCTTGAGCTGCCCATTTATTAATTCGAGTGCCGAGCTTGAGGTGGCTTATGAGCTAGATAGCGCTATCAAATACATTGATATTGAACTTACTCTGTTAGGTAAGGCAAATAGCGTGCCGTATCGAATTATTATCGAGAATAAGATTAAAGTCGGTGCAGCTAATCCCAAACAGCTGCGCGATTATTACCAAGCCATTTTGCAAGATGATCCAACGATTCAGAAGTTGATGGTGGTATTTCTAACACCAGAGTCTAAAACCAGTGCGCTGGTTGCCGAGTATGACAATTTGGCTGATTTAAACCCTGAGCATCATAAAGCTTGGCTGTTTTGGCATTCAGATACACAAGCTAGTCTGGTCGCTTTGTTGCGCCAAGTGCTATTGGCAGAGGCCTGCGGTGAAATTAATCCAATTAATGAATACATGCGGCATACGCTAAAAGCTTTTATTCGTCATGCGATCGGCGCATTTTCACCCGTTGCTGGGCAGGCCTCGCGGGTGGGGGAGGATATCGGTGAGATTCAGGCTGAACTGCTGATCGAGTTAAAAGATGGTAGCCAGTATCGCGTGGTGCAGCGCGACAGTACGCAAATCCAAGTGTTTAATGTACAAACTGGTGATAAAGAAGTGGCACGCCGGATTATGGGTCAATATATCGATGAACAGAATTTACCCATTAAACATCCAGATTTTAATACCCGTACGATAGGAAAAATGCTGTTTAAATTGCAGTCATCAGTCAGTTAA
- a CDS encoding MEKHLA domain-containing protein produces the protein MSSLALIQLLLSSYRQLLGHDLVPATVDLIDAAAWLQHEAPFCVLAHDASTDPRFIFANDSAHRCFDYPDGQLLGLPSRLSAATPDQQEREQLLNAVREHGYACGYRGLRIAKTGRRFWIEDVTVWNLIDEMGVRHGQAATYRRWRDAPDSAATSVATLSQSQDSPQ, from the coding sequence GTGTCTTCACTTGCACTGATCCAACTGCTGCTAAGCAGCTATCGCCAATTGCTGGGGCATGATTTAGTGCCGGCGACTGTCGATTTAATCGATGCCGCGGCGTGGCTGCAGCATGAGGCGCCGTTTTGTGTGCTGGCGCATGATGCCAGCACCGACCCTCGGTTTATTTTTGCCAACGACAGCGCCCACCGCTGTTTTGACTATCCTGATGGCCAATTACTTGGCCTGCCATCACGGCTATCTGCTGCGACACCTGATCAGCAAGAGCGCGAACAATTGCTCAACGCGGTGCGTGAGCACGGTTATGCCTGTGGCTATCGCGGGCTGCGAATCGCCAAAACCGGACGGCGCTTTTGGATTGAAGACGTTACCGTGTGGAATCTGATCGACGAGATGGGCGTGCGCCATGGTCAAGCCGCCACCTACCGCCGATGGCGCGATGCGCCCGATTCAGCAGCAACCAGCGTAGCAACACTCAGCCAATCACAAGATTCACCACAATGA
- a CDS encoding glycoside hydrolase family 19 protein gives MNKKIKLAALLAALFLSTSVMAADWDSKAVYTAGATVTYQGKNWKAKWWTTGEIPGGTQWGPWAIESSPVPTASPTVKPTATPTATPTATPTATPTATPTATPTATPTATPTATPTAKPTATPTASPTATPTATPTATPTPGGNTCAQVWNPDEIYRPNLGLVIRSAYGKNYQANYYSSNIEPSANSAVGGAWKALGACTGPSTPRASGPETLAEAQAHEAAAISTPYMQMIRASVATLDNKLVEQVTPGNQSNPANVKRVEGIVSQQQWNYFFPEANPGYTYTNFLRGVAKFPSFCADYNDGRNADQICRRVVAAFFAHVVQETGNHSASSPNPKWRQGLTALREGGDGKGSEAYSSGCGDVNWQKQFDGTLACGKNPDGTWISYYGRGAHQISYIFNYAPLSLAIYGDRAVLRDNPDLVASTWLNMASALYFFVTPQPPKPSVLHTLDGTWVPNATDIAGGLGNDFPTTSQIINGECMSNPIKPTAQARNNFYVEFARELNLDISKESMKCTDMKSFSGGSSAAVAIYWNKSEETADNPAPIKYQCRLTSEQSGFSALIDNQYTQCVEAKWSVKLK, from the coding sequence ATGAATAAAAAAATCAAACTCGCCGCACTACTGGCTGCGCTGTTTTTAAGCACCAGTGTGATGGCCGCCGATTGGGACAGCAAAGCAGTCTATACCGCAGGTGCCACCGTCACCTACCAAGGTAAAAACTGGAAAGCCAAATGGTGGACTACCGGTGAAATACCCGGTGGCACGCAATGGGGCCCTTGGGCAATCGAAAGCAGCCCAGTACCAACGGCTAGCCCAACGGTAAAACCAACTGCCACACCAACCGCAACACCAACTGCCACACCAACCGCAACACCAACTGCCACACCAACTGCCACACCAACTGCCACACCAACTGCCACACCAACTGCCACACCAACGGCAAAACCAACCGCAACGCCAACTGCATCCCCAACGGCGACGCCAACCGCAACACCAACGGCGACCCCAACACCGGGTGGCAATACTTGCGCGCAGGTGTGGAATCCGGATGAAATTTATCGTCCGAACTTGGGCCTGGTCATCCGCAGTGCGTATGGCAAAAACTACCAAGCCAATTATTACTCGAGCAATATCGAGCCTAGCGCCAACTCCGCCGTCGGCGGCGCATGGAAAGCCCTTGGTGCATGTACTGGCCCAAGCACGCCACGTGCCTCTGGCCCAGAAACCTTAGCCGAAGCACAAGCGCACGAAGCCGCCGCGATCAGCACGCCGTATATGCAAATGATCCGCGCCTCGGTTGCCACGCTCGACAATAAACTGGTTGAGCAAGTCACGCCGGGCAATCAAAGCAATCCAGCCAACGTGAAACGGGTGGAAGGCATTGTGTCGCAGCAGCAATGGAATTATTTCTTCCCTGAAGCCAACCCGGGCTACACCTACACCAACTTCTTGCGTGGCGTAGCGAAATTCCCAAGCTTCTGCGCCGACTACAACGATGGCCGCAATGCGGATCAAATTTGCCGCCGCGTTGTTGCTGCCTTTTTTGCCCACGTGGTACAAGAAACCGGCAATCACAGCGCATCAAGCCCCAATCCAAAATGGCGCCAAGGCTTAACGGCACTGCGTGAAGGCGGCGATGGTAAAGGCTCAGAAGCCTATTCATCCGGTTGTGGTGATGTGAACTGGCAAAAGCAGTTTGATGGCACGCTCGCTTGTGGCAAAAACCCCGATGGCACGTGGATTTCTTACTACGGCCGTGGCGCGCATCAAATCTCTTACATCTTCAACTACGCCCCACTGTCGTTGGCGATTTATGGCGACCGCGCCGTGCTACGCGACAACCCTGATCTGGTGGCGTCAACGTGGTTGAATATGGCCTCGGCCTTGTATTTCTTTGTGACACCACAACCGCCAAAACCATCGGTATTGCATACACTGGACGGCACTTGGGTACCGAACGCGACCGATATCGCCGGCGGCTTGGGGAACGACTTCCCAACCACTAGCCAGATTATCAATGGCGAATGTATGTCTAATCCAATCAAACCAACGGCACAGGCGCGCAATAACTTCTACGTCGAATTTGCCCGCGAATTGAATTTGGACATCTCCAAAGAGTCGATGAAATGTACCGATATGAAATCCTTCAGCGGTGGCAGCTCAGCCGCAGTGGCCATCTATTGGAATAAATCCGAAGAAACCGCCGACAACCCAGCACCAATCAAATACCAATGCCGCCTCACCAGCGAGCAATCGGGCTTCTCGGCGCTGATCGACAATCAATATACACAATGTGTTGAAGCCAAATGGTCAGTCAAATTGAAATAA
- the gatB gene encoding Asp-tRNA(Asn)/Glu-tRNA(Gln) amidotransferase subunit GatB, with amino-acid sequence MKWEVVIGLEVHTQLTTKSKIFSPASTAFGAAPNTQTAVVDIALPGALPVMNRAAVERAIQFGLAIGANVKRRSVFDRKNYFYPDLPKGYQISQMDLPIVEGGVITIQVGDEERKINLTRAHLEEDAGKSLHEDYQGMTGIDLNRAGTPLLEIVSEPEMRSSAEAVAYARALYELVTWIGICDGNMSEGSFRVDANVSVRPAGQVELGTRREIKNLNSFKFLQQAIDYEIRWQIETIEDGGRVVQGTVLFDPDKGETRMMRSKEDAHDYRYFPDPDLPPLVISEEWIARVQSELPELPVAMQARFIEQYGISAYDARMLTSSKILAAYFEATVAAGADAKLAANWIMGDISATLNREEKTIADCPISAAALGALIARISDNTINNKTAKDVLKKMWESGDSADVIIERDGLKQESDTGAIEAIVDTVLAANPKAIEEYRSGKEKALNALVGQVMKGSGGKANPAMALEMLKKKVG; translated from the coding sequence ATGAAATGGGAAGTCGTAATCGGGCTAGAGGTTCACACTCAGCTCACCACAAAATCGAAAATTTTCTCACCGGCCAGCACGGCGTTTGGCGCTGCGCCGAATACGCAAACGGCGGTGGTCGATATCGCCTTGCCGGGCGCTTTGCCAGTGATGAACCGCGCCGCCGTTGAGCGCGCGATTCAGTTTGGCCTCGCGATTGGCGCCAACGTTAAACGCCGTTCAGTGTTTGATCGTAAAAACTACTTTTACCCTGATTTGCCAAAAGGCTATCAAATTAGCCAAATGGATTTGCCGATTGTTGAAGGCGGCGTGATCACCATTCAAGTTGGTGACGAAGAGCGCAAAATCAACCTCACTCGCGCCCATTTAGAAGAAGATGCCGGCAAATCGCTGCACGAAGACTACCAAGGCATGACCGGCATCGATTTAAATCGCGCCGGTACCCCCTTGCTCGAAATCGTCTCTGAGCCAGAAATGCGCTCAAGTGCCGAAGCCGTGGCCTACGCCCGGGCCTTATATGAGCTCGTAACGTGGATTGGGATTTGCGACGGCAATATGTCGGAAGGCTCATTCCGTGTGGATGCGAACGTTTCAGTGCGTCCCGCCGGCCAAGTTGAGCTGGGCACGCGCCGCGAAATCAAGAATCTGAACTCGTTCAAATTCTTGCAGCAAGCGATTGATTACGAAATCCGCTGGCAAATCGAAACCATCGAAGACGGTGGCCGCGTGGTGCAAGGCACGGTGCTGTTCGACCCAGACAAGGGCGAAACGCGCATGATGCGTAGTAAAGAAGACGCGCACGATTACCGCTACTTCCCTGATCCAGATTTGCCACCGCTGGTGATTTCGGAAGAATGGATTGCTCGGGTGCAAAGCGAATTGCCAGAATTGCCAGTGGCAATGCAAGCACGCTTTATCGAGCAGTACGGTATCTCCGCCTACGACGCGCGGATGTTGACCTCTAGCAAGATACTGGCCGCTTACTTTGAAGCCACCGTTGCTGCGGGCGCCGATGCCAAACTCGCCGCGAACTGGATCATGGGCGACATCTCGGCCACACTAAACCGCGAAGAGAAAACCATTGCTGATTGCCCAATTTCCGCTGCCGCTTTGGGCGCGCTGATTGCTCGTATTTCGGATAACACCATCAACAACAAAACCGCTAAAGACGTGCTCAAGAAAATGTGGGAATCGGGCGATTCGGCTGATGTGATTATCGAGCGCGATGGTCTGAAACAAGAATCCGACACCGGCGCGATTGAAGCGATTGTCGACACCGTGCTGGCAGCCAATCCGAAAGCGATTGAAGAATATCGCAGCGGTAAAGAGAAGGCGCTCAATGCCTTGGTCGGCCAAGTAATGAAAGGCTCCGGCGGCAAGGCCAATCCGGCGATGGCGTTGGAGATGTTGAAGAAGAAGGTGGGGTGA
- a CDS encoding Uma2 family endonuclease has product MALTQSEGLSVEQYLADEAVSEDRHEYFDGLIYAMTGGTSAHNTLALNLHMALRPHLKGSPCRIYVNDMRLRVDAANCYFYPDVVVTCEAVDAKTTTLESAKVIVEVLSPATSNYDQGKKFAVYRQLESLQEYVLIDSELKSVRVYRRAEQGDWIFHAYTNDETVRLASIDFSVSLTELYDDTGIEE; this is encoded by the coding sequence ATGGCATTGACGCAAAGTGAGGGCCTTTCAGTTGAGCAATATTTAGCCGATGAAGCGGTGTCAGAAGATCGACATGAGTATTTTGATGGCTTGATCTATGCGATGACTGGCGGCACGTCTGCACATAATACGCTGGCATTAAATTTACACATGGCGTTGCGTCCGCATCTAAAAGGCTCGCCATGTCGAATTTATGTAAATGATATGCGACTGCGGGTGGACGCGGCGAACTGTTATTTTTATCCAGACGTGGTGGTGACTTGCGAAGCGGTTGATGCCAAAACGACCACCTTAGAATCGGCCAAAGTGATTGTCGAAGTCTTGTCGCCAGCGACGAGTAACTATGATCAAGGCAAAAAATTTGCAGTTTATCGCCAGCTTGAATCATTACAAGAATATGTGCTGATTGATTCGGAATTGAAAAGCGTTCGGGTGTATCGCCGTGCAGAGCAAGGTGACTGGATCTTTCATGCTTATACCAACGATGAAACTGTACGCCTAGCCAGTATTGATTTTTCTGTGTCGTTGACTGAACTGTACGACGACACGGGCATAGAGGAATAA
- the gatA gene encoding Asp-tRNA(Asn)/Glu-tRNA(Gln) amidotransferase subunit GatA codes for MLTIKQIIDQLASGETTAVALATQYLDRIAAHQHLNAFITVDREKSLAQAAAADAARAAGDTRPLLGVPFAHKDIFCAEGWKTSCGSKMLDNFIAPYSSNVVERCDAAGLVTLGRTNMDEFAMGSSNENSFYGAVKNPWDLTAVPGGSSGGSAAAVAARLVPMATGTDTGGSIRQPAAFCGITGIKPTYGTVSRFGMIAYASSLDQGGAMAQTAEDCAILLNVMAGFDERDSTSLQQASEDYTRDLNQSLAGLKIGLPREYFADGLADDVRAAIDAAVAEFKKLGAIIVDVSLPNTKMAIPAYYVIAPAEASTNLSRFDGVRYGHRAADYNGLNDMYEKTRAEGFGDEVKRRILTGAYVLSHGYYDAYYLQAQKIRRMIANDFQAAFKECDVLFSPVSPSTAWNLGEKTADPVAMYLEDIYTLGVNLAGLPAMSVPVGFGSNGRPVGMQIIGNYAGESRMLGMAHQYQQVTDWHTKAPQL; via the coding sequence ATGCTAACCATCAAACAAATTATTGACCAACTCGCTAGCGGTGAAACCACAGCTGTCGCGTTGGCAACGCAGTATTTAGATCGCATCGCGGCGCATCAGCACCTCAATGCCTTTATTACCGTTGACCGTGAAAAATCGCTGGCCCAAGCCGCCGCGGCAGATGCTGCGCGTGCTGCGGGTGATACTCGACCGTTGCTCGGTGTTCCTTTTGCGCACAAAGATATTTTTTGCGCTGAAGGTTGGAAAACATCGTGTGGCAGCAAAATGCTCGACAATTTTATTGCGCCGTATTCAAGCAATGTGGTTGAGCGCTGTGACGCCGCCGGTTTGGTGACGCTAGGTCGCACCAATATGGACGAGTTTGCGATGGGCTCTTCCAATGAAAACAGCTTTTATGGCGCAGTTAAAAACCCTTGGGATTTAACCGCAGTACCCGGCGGCTCGTCGGGCGGTTCGGCAGCGGCAGTGGCAGCACGTTTAGTGCCAATGGCCACGGGCACCGATACCGGGGGGTCGATCAGACAGCCTGCGGCATTTTGCGGCATCACGGGGATTAAACCGACCTACGGTACTGTGAGTCGTTTTGGCATGATCGCTTACGCCAGCTCGCTCGATCAAGGCGGCGCAATGGCGCAAACGGCCGAAGATTGCGCGATTTTGCTCAATGTGATGGCTGGCTTTGACGAGCGTGATTCAACTAGCTTGCAACAAGCGAGCGAGGACTACACCCGCGATTTAAACCAATCGTTAGCCGGACTGAAAATCGGCCTGCCACGCGAATACTTCGCTGATGGTTTGGCCGACGACGTGCGCGCGGCAATTGACGCCGCAGTGGCTGAATTCAAAAAACTGGGCGCCATCATTGTTGACGTGAGCTTGCCGAATACCAAAATGGCGATTCCAGCGTATTACGTCATCGCCCCAGCCGAAGCATCGACCAACTTAAGCCGTTTTGACGGCGTACGTTATGGCCACCGCGCTGCGGATTACAATGGCCTCAACGATATGTACGAAAAAACTCGCGCCGAGGGTTTTGGCGATGAAGTGAAACGCCGTATTCTGACCGGCGCGTATGTTTTGAGCCACGGTTATTACGACGCTTATTACCTACAAGCGCAAAAAATCCGCCGCATGATCGCCAACGATTTCCAAGCCGCGTTTAAAGAGTGCGACGTGTTGTTTAGCCCAGTTTCGCCAAGCACCGCGTGGAACTTAGGTGAAAAAACTGCCGATCCAGTGGCGATGTACCTCGAAGACATTTACACGCTGGGCGTGAACTTGGCGGGCTTGCCTGCCATGAGCGTACCCGTTGGCTTTGGCAGTAACGGTCGCCCAGTTGGCATGCAAATCATCGGCAACTACGCCGGTGAAAGCCGCATGCTCGGCATGGCGCATCAATACCAGCAAGTGACTGACTGGCATACCAAGGCGCCGCAACTTTAA
- the gatC gene encoding Asp-tRNA(Asn)/Glu-tRNA(Gln) amidotransferase subunit GatC: protein MSLSMDDVRRIARLARIAVTENEVIESHKQLNQLFSLIEEMRSIDTTGVEPMPHPQDMLLRLRDDVATATNRREAFQAIAPAVENGLYLVPKVIE, encoded by the coding sequence ATGTCGCTATCTATGGACGATGTACGGCGCATTGCGCGTCTGGCACGGATTGCCGTGACCGAAAATGAAGTGATTGAGAGCCATAAACAACTCAATCAACTATTTAGTTTGATTGAAGAAATGCGCAGCATCGATACTACCGGTGTTGAGCCAATGCCACACCCACAAGACATGTTACTGCGCTTGCGTGACGATGTGGCGACAGCGACTAATCGCCGCGAAGCCTTTCAGGCGATTGCCCCTGCGGTTGAAAACGGCCTTTATCTGGTTCCGAAAGTCATTGAATAA
- a CDS encoding rod shape-determining protein — MFGLLSGYFANDIAIDLGTANTLIYMQGKGIVLDEPSVVAIQQEGGPSGKKTILSVGTEAKKMLGRTPGNINAVRPMKDGVIADFTITEQMLKQFIKKVNPSRMFSSPPRIVICVPCGSTQVERRAIRESALGAGARKVELIEEPMAAAIGAGLPVEEATGSMVVDIGGGTTEVGVISLGGIVYASSVRVGGDKFDESIINYIRRNYGMLIGETTAEEIKKRIGSAFPGAEVREMEVKGRNLAEGIPRSFTISSNEILEALTDPLNQIVSAVKQALEQTPPELGADIAEKGMVLTGGGALLRDLDRLLMEETGLPVIVAEDPLTCVVRGSGKALEKLDKGGIGIFAND, encoded by the coding sequence ATGTTTGGACTTCTTTCTGGCTACTTTGCCAACGACATCGCTATCGACTTGGGTACAGCTAACACCTTGATTTATATGCAAGGTAAAGGAATTGTATTGGACGAACCGTCGGTCGTCGCCATCCAACAAGAAGGCGGCCCTTCAGGCAAGAAAACCATTTTATCGGTCGGTACAGAAGCCAAAAAAATGCTCGGCCGCACCCCAGGCAATATCAATGCCGTGCGCCCAATGAAAGACGGCGTGATTGCCGACTTCACCATCACCGAACAAATGCTGAAACAGTTCATCAAAAAAGTGAACCCAAGCCGCATGTTTTCATCGCCACCGCGCATCGTGATTTGCGTGCCTTGCGGCTCAACGCAAGTTGAACGCCGGGCGATTCGTGAATCGGCACTCGGTGCTGGTGCGCGCAAGGTTGAATTGATCGAAGAACCAATGGCGGCAGCGATTGGCGCAGGCCTACCGGTTGAAGAAGCGACCGGCTCAATGGTGGTAGATATCGGTGGCGGCACCACCGAAGTCGGCGTGATTTCGCTCGGCGGTATTGTTTACGCTTCTAGCGTGCGTGTGGGTGGCGATAAATTTGATGAATCGATCATCAACTATATCCGTCGTAACTACGGCATGTTGATTGGTGAAACCACCGCTGAAGAAATCAAAAAACGCATCGGCTCGGCCTTCCCAGGTGCCGAAGTGCGCGAGATGGAAGTGAAAGGCCGCAACCTAGCCGAAGGTATTCCACGCTCATTCACGATTTCTAGCAACGAAATTCTCGAAGCCTTGACTGACCCACTCAATCAAATCGTTTCGGCAGTCAAACAAGCGCTGGAACAAACCCCACCAGAACTCGGTGCTGATATTGCCGAAAAAGGCATGGTACTAACTGGCGGTGGCGCATTATTGCGCGATTTGGATCGCTTATTGATGGAAGAAACTGGTCTTCCAGTGATTGTGGCCGAAGATCCACTCACTTGCGTCGTACGCGGTTCAGGTAAAGCACTTGAAAAGCTCGATAAAGGCGGCATTGGCATTTTTGCTAATGACTGA
- the mreC gene encoding rod shape-determining protein MreC → MQANQPAFFKQGPKPLTRVLIFSALSLALIFGDANYQWLGLARDKLSLALYPLQWLATTPINAVIEGGDFLQQQAQLVSENKALNNDKLAAKGMAMRLQALEIENANLRSLSIASENTPRRSQLTKILYNSRDPFAAKLVLDKGQQNQISAGQIVLDASGVVGQIVRVQPLTSEVRLLSDRNHMVPVIVARNQLRTVVYGTGRHAPLEVRNMAQNVDVQVGDQLLTSGIDSIYPAGLPVARVTRVERTTGNAFARIYSEPLAKIDQHRYFLILDAPAAPPPYPTEASAPKAKTK, encoded by the coding sequence ATGCAAGCTAATCAACCTGCCTTTTTTAAACAAGGCCCGAAACCGCTAACGCGTGTTTTGATTTTTTCTGCACTCTCGCTTGCGCTGATTTTCGGCGATGCCAACTACCAATGGTTAGGGCTCGCCCGCGATAAGCTGTCTTTGGCGCTTTACCCCCTGCAATGGCTGGCCACCACGCCAATCAATGCGGTGATTGAAGGTGGGGATTTTCTCCAGCAACAAGCCCAATTGGTCAGCGAAAACAAAGCGCTCAATAACGACAAGCTCGCCGCCAAAGGCATGGCCATGCGTTTGCAGGCTTTAGAAATTGAGAACGCCAATTTACGCTCGCTGAGCATTGCCAGTGAAAACACGCCGCGCCGCTCGCAGCTCACCAAAATTCTTTACAATAGCCGCGATCCTTTTGCGGCGAAATTAGTCCTTGATAAAGGCCAGCAAAATCAAATTAGTGCCGGGCAAATCGTGCTCGACGCCAGCGGTGTGGTTGGGCAAATTGTTCGCGTGCAACCCCTTACCAGTGAAGTGCGGCTGTTATCCGATCGCAATCACATGGTGCCAGTGATCGTGGCGCGCAATCAATTGCGTACCGTGGTGTATGGCACCGGCCGCCATGCGCCGCTCGAAGTACGCAATATGGCGCAAAATGTTGACGTGCAAGTGGGCGACCAACTACTCACCTCAGGCATTGATAGTATTTATCCGGCAGGCTTACCCGTAGCGCGAGTAACTCGAGTTGAGCGCACCACCGGCAACGCCTTTGCCCGCATTTATAGCGAGCCTTTGGCCAAAATTGATCAGCATCGTTATTTCTTAATTTTGGATGCGCCCGCTGCGCCGCCACCTTATCCAACAGAAGCCTCAGCACCGAAGGCCAAGACTAAATAA